Proteins encoded together in one Porites lutea chromosome 2, jaPorLute2.1, whole genome shotgun sequence window:
- the LOC140928098 gene encoding uncharacterized protein, with the protein MPKFRDTILLAHASRLINAEEFVLLYDLHKRKNPDLPYTNYECFDLDKMTDDECKTEFRFFKNDIYNLAEVFTLPDRIVCYNGVNVDMVEALCIFLKRFAYPCRYVDMIPRFGRPEPQLCMISNAVMNKMYETWNRLLTDLNQDWLRPDHLEEFAVAVHNRGAALDNCWGFVDGTVRPICRPGKNQKCLYNGHKKVHAIKFQSIAAPSGLVANLFGPVEGKRHDSGMLARSGVLNQLQRFSVDTNGNPPCIYGDPAYPLRLHLQGPFRGAGLTPIQSAWNESMSEVRVSVEWIFGDIINYFKFLDFKKNLKISLSAVGKMYVTCALLHNARVCCYGSTTSDYFDVSPLEIGDYFH; encoded by the coding sequence ATGCCAAAGTTCCGTGACACTATTCTCCTGGCTCATGCTTCCCGTTTGATTAACGCTGAAGAATTCGTGCTACTCTACGATTTACACAAGCGTAAAAATCCGGATTTACCGTACACTAACTACGAGTGCTTCGATCTCGACAAGATGACCGATGATGAATGTAAAACTGAGTTTAGATTTTTCAAGAATGACATTTACAACTTGGCAGAGGTGTTTACTTTACCGGATCGGATCGTTTGCTACAATGGTGTAAATGTCGACATGGTTGAGGCATTGtgcatttttcttaaaagatttGCCTATCCCTGTAGATACGTAGACATGATACCCAGATTTGGAAGGCCAGAACCACAATTGTGTATGATCTCAAATGCTGTTATGAACAAGATGTATGAAACATGGAACCGCCTTCTCACTGATTTGAACCAGGATTGGTTAAGACCCGATCATTTAGAGGAGTTTGCCGTTGCAGTTCACAACAGGGGAGCTGCTCTTGACAACTGTTGGGGGTTTGTTGACGGTACTGTGAGGCCCATATGCCGACCAGGAAAAAACCAAAAGTGCTTATACAATGGTCACAAAAAAGTCCATGCTATAAAGTTTCAATCTATCGCAGCACCCAGTGGCCTTGTTGCCAACCTGTTTGGGCCTGTCGAGGGAAAGAGACATGACAGTGGGATGTTAGCTAGATCTGGAGTGTTAAACCAATTGCAACGATTTTCAGTGGACACAAATGGGAACCCCCCATGTATTTATGGAGATCCGGCATATCCTCTTCGACTACATCTGCAAGGACCTTTTCGAGGAGCTGGACTAACTCCCATACAGTCTGCATGGAATGAATCTATGAGTGAAGTCAGAGTTTCTGTTGAATGGATTTTTGGtgatataataaattattttaaatttctggacttcaaaaaaaacttgaaaataagtTTAAGTGCTGTTGGCAAAATGTATGTGACATGTGCCCTTCTTCACAATGCTCGTGTTTGTTGTTACGGATCCACCACATCAGACTACTTTGATGTTTCCCCCCTAGAAATTGGGGATTATTTTCACTAA
- the LOC140928096 gene encoding uncharacterized protein, which translates to MQQREQNLQRKLREKQQRKENSQRQLREMQQREENSQTQLREMQQREKNSQRQLREMQQREENSQRQLREMQQNSQRQLREMQQREENLQRQLREKDQEVNELELSLSLAQQTISEHRRQETCDWVISRNEIQMTENCLGRGGWGSVNEGTYCGCTVAVKQIHDLILSRHNRLLFEREMNIASACRHPCLLQFIGATNDEGSPLFVTELMEKSLRALFEERPLSETEIPIISLDVARALNYLHQKKPSPIIHRDVSSANVLLWRQGDQWRGKVSDYGTANFMQQTMTVAPGATIYCAPEALSSNQTPKVDVYSFGVLLCEMSIGELPDSERRNEQVLLMSNRALRGLVRRCLQTDPEARPTMKEIIDELSRAV; encoded by the exons ATGCAGCAACGCGAACAAAACCTTCAAAGGAAACTAAGGGAGAAACAGCAACGTAAAGAAAACTCACAAAGGCAGCTGAGGGAGATGCAGCAACGGGAAGAAAACTCACAAACGCAGTTGAGGGAGATGCAGCAACGGGAAAAAAACTCACAAAGGCAGCTGAGGGAGATGCAGCAACGGGAAGAAAACTCACAAAGGCAGTTGAGGGAGATGCAGCAAAACTCACAAAGGCAACTCAGAGAGATGCAGCAACGTGAAGAAAATTTGCAAAGACAGCTGAGGGAAAAAGACCAGGAAGTAAATGAACTAGAGTTAAGTCTTTCATTAGCTCAGCAAACAATAAGTGAACATCGACGACAGGAAACATGCGACTGGGTTATTTCCCGTAATGAAATTCAGATGACAGAGAATTGCCTAGGGAGGGGAGGTTGGGGAAGTGTCAATGAAGGTACCTACTGTGGCTGTACTGTAGCAGTGAAGCAAATCCATGACCTGATTCTATCCCGCCATAACAGGCTTTTATTTGAAAGAGAAATGAATATTGCTTCAGCTTGCCGCCATCCCTGTTTGCTACAGTTTATTGGCGCCACAAATGATGAGGGAAGTCCACTATTTGTGACAGAGCTCATGGAGAAAAGTTTGCGAGCTTTGTTTGAAGAGCGGCCCCTTTCTGAAACAGAGATACCTATCATTTCTCTGGATGTAGCTCGTGCTCTTAACTATCTTCATCAGAAGAAACCATCACCAATCATTCACCGGGACGTCAGCAGTGCGAATGTGTTGCTCTGGCGACAGGGTGACCAATGGAGAGGCAAAGTTTCAGATTATGGCACTGCTAATTTCATGCAACAGACCATGACAGTTGCTCCTGGAGCTACGATTTACTGTGCGCCTGAAGCACTTTCGTCAAATCAAACTCCTAAG GTCGACGTTTACAGCTTTGGTGTTTTGTTATGTGAAATGTCTATCGGAGAACTTCCCGATTCTGAAAGGCGTAACGAGCAAGTTCTTCTTATGTCGAACCGCGCCTTAAGAGGCCTGGTACGGCGATGCCTGCAAACAGATCCTGAAGCGAGACCAACCATGAAGGAGATAATCGATGAACTATCCAGAGCTGTGTAA